Part of the Aquila chrysaetos chrysaetos unplaced genomic scaffold, bAquChr1.4, whole genome shotgun sequence genome, AGTTCCAGCCTGAAGGCCCCTGGGGGGGGACTCCCCCCTTGTATAGTTGTACAGCCGTGaagcccccctgcccccattGCCCCCCCCGGGGGCTTGTCACCGCCGCCTTATCACTGTGTGATAGTCCAGGCCCCCCCTGTGCTGTCTGTGTCCCCCCGTCCCgtccatccccccccccccccaaattgcCCTTTTTAACACTGGTTGCTTTTCATTGTATATTtatttggtggggtttttttttttgggggggggggtgcctcAATAAAGCCCTTTGCCAAAaaccctgtgctgctgctggggggggggggaatgacaTGAcaaggccccccccccccccgggatcAGGACTCCACCCctcagtgcccccccccccagcccctaaTACCCCAATACCTGCCCCAGCATGCCTTGCCCCCCCTTCTACCCTGATGtccccaactcccccccccccaaagtccCCCAGGCTCCCTTTGTGCCCCCCCAACACTGTGGCAGCCCCCCCAGGATCtaatccccccctccccccagcccttaATAACCCCCTAATTCCCCAGCCCCCTTTGTCCCCCAGGGACTTGGTCTCTTCCCCCCGGGGGGGCCCATGGGCTGTGTCACCCCCTGTCCCCTCTTGTCACTGCCTGTTgtgtgtccctgtccccccctgCCACATCCCCATGGGGACACAAGGGCACTGGGTCCAGGACTGGCTATGGGGACGCCAAGGTGGCATTGGGGGATGCACACACTGGGGGTCATCAGGGACATGGGGGGGGTCACAGGGCtatggggacagggacatgggggTCACAGGGTTGTGGGGGGACAGGgttggggatggggacatgggagGGTCACAgtgatggggatgggggggctACAGAGGGGACCCAGGGCTCtgaggatgggggggggggtggcaccCTGACACGTGACAGCACATGCACGGGGCTGGGTGTCACCGGGGGCCtgtcccggcccccccccccccatgccctTTGTGGTGGCAGAGGACGATCGGGCCGAGCTGAGCATGAGGGTCCTGTGGGTACCGAGTGGGGGGTCATGGGGGGGCACGCTATGGGGGGGCACTATGGGGTGGGGGGCCTGTATTTGGGGGGGGCATGTCGGGGGGGGCCCTatgggaggagggagatggggaTGTCCagagagggtttgggggggggggtgtccctgggaGGGGGGTctttggggggagggggcatGGGAAGAGCCCTATGAAGGGCCCTACAGAGGAGGAtttatggggggggggtgtctccgGGGAGTGGTGGTTATGGGGGTGCAGATGGTCAGGTGGGATgtcccgggggggggtggtggtgggggtgaTCCGAGCCCCCCCCCAAGGCCGCCcgcctggggctgctgcagttgctgggtcctgccccccccccccccccccccccacctccacaaCCACATCCGAGAGCACCAGAAGCTCTTCCAGGTGAGGGGGGGGCCGGACCCCTGGGTCccgtggggtggggtgggtggggggtgcCGACCCCCCTGATGTCCCTTGTcgtcccgttccccccccccccccccccccaggaggaCAACGGGCTGCCCGTGCATctcaagggggggggggcatggacTCGGCCCTTTACCACTTCACCACCCTCGTCTGCTCTGTGGGTacggcctggggggggggcagggaataGGATGCCTGGGTTCTATTTTtagcctgggggggggggggggggatgtctgCTGGGATGCCTGGgtctggtgggggggggggggtgggggggtggctAAGGGGGACCAAGAAGCCGGACGCCTGGGtaccttttggggggggggggggggcggggggggccctGACGtctggggtccctgggggggggagggggtccCTGAgcttccccccccaccaccaccaccgcagGCACCTGCTACTCGCTGTGGTCACTGGCTCAGGCCTCGAGGCCCAAGAAGAATTGAGTGGGGGGCCcggacatccccccccccccaaataaacaGCTCTGATGAAGCTGTCGGCCTGgttggggacactggggacatgggggggatAACGACAGAGACACAGAAGGGATCTTATTGCCCAACTCAGTGAGTACCCAGCTGGGATGGCCACTGCCCTGAGGGGTCCCCAGATGTCCTCATCCCCCTCCAGGGCAGAACCAGCCTCCCCAAGGCAAATAAACAGTTTTGGGGTTAAAACCAGTAGGAATGGGGCTGCCCCCAAGGGtgggggatggggacaaggacagaggagggagagggatgggggtacagggatggggacaaggacaggacagggatgaggatggggacaggaggggacatcAGGGTGGCAGAGGGCCCACCCCCCCCAAGCGTGCCAGCGCAGgtgggcagccagcagcagccggAGGGGCGTGGGGGAGGTCTGTGTCACCATCCCTGTCACTGTCCTCATCACCGTCCGGCCGCATCACCCGGTTGTGCAAACGGCTGAACCGTCGGGCCCCGCAGGCTGTGGGTGACACAGGGGACACTGCAGGGGACCCCCAGtgtccggggggggggacgacgggaCACACACCCAGGCGTCCAGGAGTGATGGGACCCAGGCATCTGGTCACCCAGTATGAATCAGTATGTACCAGTACNNNNNNNNNNNNNNNNNNNNNNNNNNNNNNNNNNNNNNNNNNNNNNNNNNNNNNNNNNNNNNNNNNNNNNNNNNNNNNNNNNNNNNNNNNNNNNNNNNNNNNNNNNNNNNNNNNNNNNNNNNNNNNNNNNNNNNNNNNNNNNNNNNNNNNNNNNNNNNNNNNNNNNNNNNNNNNNNNNNNNNNNNNNNNNNNNNNNNNNNNNNNNNNNNNNNNNNNNNNNNNNNNNNNNNNNNNNNNNNNNNNNNNNNNNNNNNNNNNNNNNNNNNNNNNNNNNNNNNNNNNNNNNNNNNNNNNNNNNNNNNNNNNNNNNNNNNNNNNNNNNNNNNNNNNNNNNNNNNNNNNNNNNNNNNNNNNNNNNNNNNNNNNNNNNNNNNNNNNNNNNNNNNNNNNNNNNNNNNNNNNNNNNNNNNNNNNNNNNNNNNNNNNNNNNNNNNNNNNNNNNNNNNNNNNNNNNNNNNNNNNNNNNNNNNNNNNNNNNNNNNNNNNNNNNNNNNNNNNNNcaccccccccccgcaaaagaCCCAAAAATTCAATTTGTTATCTTTTGTTTTTGGTGGAGGAATCACTTAAATGATGAATTTtgatttttggggttt contains:
- the LOC115338296 gene encoding large proline-rich protein BAG6-like, translating into MPFVVAEDDRAELSMRVLWAARLGLLQLLGPAPPPPPPPPPQPHPRAPEALPGGQRAARASQGGGGMDSALYHFTTLVCSVGTCYSLWSLAQASRPKKN